The genomic stretch acagtgagtttgtgcccataggaaacattgttgctggtgatgtccggtgaggacctgccttacaacaagcctacaagccctcagtccagcctctctcagcctatacagtctgagcactgatggaaggattgtgcgttcctggtgtaactcgggcagttgttgttgcaattctgtacctgtcccgcaggtgtgatgtttggatttaccgatcctgtgcaggtgttgttacacgtggtcagctgtccgtcctgtctccctgtagcgctgtcttaggcgtctcacagtacggacattgcaatttattgccttggccacatctgcagtcctcatgcctccttgcagcatacctaaggcatgttcacacagatgagcagggaccctgggcatctttcttttggtgtttttcagagtcagtagaaaggcctctttatagtgtcctacgttttcataactgtgaccttaattgcctacagtctgtaaACTGTTCGTgtcttaacctgttaagtcgaccctctactttttcgaacattctgttaaaaatcgcgcaacatttcagcgccctgctactcaggccaggaatatagtatacatttacattacatttaagtcatttagcagacgctcttatccagagcgacttacaaattggtgcattcaccttatgacatccagtaggatagtcactttaaaatagtgcatctaaatcttaaagggggtgagaaggattacttatcctatcctaggtattccttaaagaggtggggtttcaggtgtctccggaaggtggtgattgactccgctgtcctggcgtcgtgagggagtttgttccaccattgggggccagagcagcgaacagttttgactgggctgagcgggaactgtacttcctcagtggtagggaggcgagcaggccagaggtggatgaacgcagtgcccttgtttgggtgtagggcctgatcagagcctggaggtactgaggtgccgttcccctcacagctccgtaggcaagcaccatggtcttgtagtggatgcgagcttcaactggaagccagtggagagcggaggaacggggtgacgtgagagaacttgggaaggttgaacaccagacgggctgcggcgttctggatgagttgtaggggtttaatggcacaggcagggagcccagccaacagcgagttgcagtaatccagacgggagatgacaagtgcctggattaggacctgcgccgcttcctgtgtgaggcagggtcgtactctgcggatgttgtagagcatgaacctacaggaacgggccaccgccttgatgttagttgagaacgacagggtgttgtccaggatcacgccaaggttcttagcgctctgggaggaggacacaatggagttgtcaaccgtgatggcgagatcatggaacgggcagtccttccccgggaggaagagcagctccgtcttgccgaggttcagcttgaggtggtgatccgtcatccacactgatatgtctgccagacatgcagagatgcgattcgccacctggtcatcagaagggggaaaggagaagattaattgtgtgtcgtctgcatagcaatgataggagagaccatgtgaggttatgacagagccaagtgacttggtgtatagcgagaataggagagggcctagaacagagccctgggggacaccagtggtgagagcgtggtgaggagacagattctcgccacgccacctggtaggagcgacctgtcaggtaggacgcaatccaagcgtgggccgcgccggagatgcccaactcggagagggtggagaggaggatctgatggttcacagtatcgaaggcagccgataggtctagacggatgagagcagaggagagagagttagctttagcggtgcggagcgcctccgtgatacagagaagagcagtctcagttgaatgactagtcttgaaacctgactgatttggatcaagaaggtcattcagagagagatagcgggagagctggccaaggacggcacgttcaagagttttggagagaaaagaaagaagggatactggtctgtagttgttgacatcggagggattgagtgtaggttttttcagaaggggtgcaactctcgctctcttgaggacggaagggacgtagccagcggtcagggatgagttgatgaggtaagggaggaggtctccggaaatggtctggagaagagaggaggggatagggtcaagcgggcaggttgttgggcggccggccgtcacaagacgcgagatttcatctggagagagaggggagaaagaggtcagagcacagggtagggcagtgtgagcagaaccagcggtgccgtttgacttagcaaacgaggatcggatgtcgtcgaccttcttttcaaaatggttgacgaagtcatctgcagagagggaggagggggaggaggattcaggagtgaggagaaggtggcaaagagcttcctagggttagaggcagatgcttggaatttagagtggtagaaaatggctttagcagcagagacagaggaggaaaatgtagagaggagggagtgaaaggatgccaggtccgcaggaggcgagttttcctccatttccgctcagctgcccggagccctgttctgtgagctcgcaatgagtcgtcgagccacggggcgggaggggaggaccgcgccggcctggaggataggggacatagagagtcaaaggatgcagaaagggaggagaggagggttgaggaggcagaatcaggagataggttggagaaggtttgagcagagcgaagagatgataggatggaagaggagagagtagcgggggagagggagcgaaggttgggacggcgcgataccatccgagtaggggcagtgtgggaggtgttagatgagagcgagagggaaaaggatacaaggtagtggtcggagacttggaggggagttgcaatgaggttagtggaagaacagcatctagtaaagatgaggtcgagcgtattgcctgccttgtgagtagggggaaggtgagagggtgaggtcaaaagaggagaggagtggaaagaaggaggcagagaggaatgagtcaaaggtagacgtggggaggttaaagtcgcccagcactgtgagaggtgagccgtcctcaggaaaggagcttatcaaggtatcaagctcattgatgaactctccgagggaacctggagggcgataaatgataaggatgttaagcttgaaagggctggtaactgtgacagcatggaattcaaaggaggcgatagacagatgggtgaggggagaaagagagaatgaccacttgggagagatgaggatcccggtgccaccacccgctgaccagaagctctcggggtgtgcgagaacacgtgggcggacgaagagagagcagtaggagtagcagtgttgtctgtggtgatccatgtttccgtcagtgccaagaagtcgagggactggagggaggcataggctgagatgaactctgccttgttggccgcagatcggcagttccagaggctaccggagacttggaactccacgtgggtcgtgcgcgctgggaccaccagattagggtggtatgtgattagtatgtgtggatagaaaacactcagacgtttataaaactggttaaatcacggctgtgactataacagaacgtgcgtttcatcgaaaagtgcaggaaaatctgatcactcaaaatggaaataaatatccatgtgcgacttcaaggaattgttcaaagtgaaccgaattaaatgaggccgaggttgcagtgcctacagcttccacacgttgtctagagtcttgtcatttgattcagctttgattcttggtctaaccgaatcaagggaatcgattcccctccggtctccgaccggatgttttggtcgagctctctccagacattttttcgagacaggcacctatagaattgacatcgcctcctgatgaattttatcgcttattaacgtgtactaatacctaaagttgcattacaaaagtatttcgaagtgttttgtgaaagtttatcgtcgactttttgaattttaaaaaatgacgttatgttatgaaacgctatttttttcagtttatcacacagtcttcatagatcgatatctaggctatatatggaccgatttaatcgaaaaaagacccaatagtgattatgggacatctaggagtaccaacaaagaagatggtcaaaggtaatgaatgttttatattttatttgtgcggtttgtttagcgacgactatgctaattattttgtttacgtcccctgtgggtcttttggggtgttacatgctatcagataatagcttctcatgctttcgccgaaaagcattttaaaaatctgacttgttgcctggattcacaacgagtgtagctttaattcaataccctgcatgtgtattttaatgaacgtttgagttttagcgtgttttagcatttagcgtagcgcatttgcatttcctgagctctagatgggatgcgtgccaggtaggagcaagaggttaacgactgttccacaggtgcatgttaattaattgtttatggttcattgaacaagcatgggaaacagtgtttaaaccctttacaatgaagatctgtgtaGTTAATTGGATTTTTTCAAATTATCTTTGTAAAACAGGGCcccttttttttgctgagtttagtacatatatcataatttggttgtaatccagagatgttagaaaaagtatctagatcctctatgaggctggaGGGATCCAAAatgtggatttaaaagaaaacaatcagcgtacaatgacaccttagcATACCCATTGTTGCCTTAGTTAGCAATTGACTGGTAGATATAAGTTGAAACGTCTTTCCTACTTTACCGGCTATTGATGTCAttcttctgtgagctgctccatAAAATAACCAGTTGAGAACTGCACACTCTTGCTGTCTGCGTATGATATTCTGCTGAAACTAGGTTGTGTGTGCAGCGTGCAGGTGAATATGTTTCACGTGCTTTGCAattgtgtaggctactttgtgAGTGATTTCTCTATTGTACTACATAATCGATAAGTTGTATACCTCAACGACACTATTTTGATACGCATCAGTAGGGATTAAATAGTGAGTATAAGAAATGCCCACTGAAAAAAAAGTGGGTATACGGTTTAtaccctcctctacaccactgGCCCCTTTGTGCTTTACAAGAAGTGCACTCTCCTACCTGAGCGCTGGTATTATGATAGACTGAAGgtttataggttcaccactgtactaacctgtctaTAATAGATTTAAAGGCTgttaagatactgtatttatgttTTAAGAAAGGAGTGGATATATTTGGCCTGGCGAAGCAGTGACTGAATATAAGCTGAAAATTATGTTTTTTACTCCGCTGGTCTCGGGAAGAAATTACGAGTCTTCACTGTCCGAAACGGAGTCAAGACAGAGTACAAATGTATCCAACACCGAGACAAGAATGAGACACCCAATATGCGGTCTCGAGACCGGACTCGAGTACTACAATTGTGTCCCGGATGGGAGTGTAATACATTTAGACTGGGCCTGCGGTCGGATTCTCCTACCTTCTCCCCCGTGTGTGTTCACTCCTTCACTTCCCCACATGGATTTAAAAGCAAGTCTGAAATATATTGTAAACTCCCTCCAATCCTAAATCTATGCTTTTTAAAGCTGTAAGGGGAGGAAACGAGTGCACAGTTGTAGAGAATGGTACTACAGAATGATACTAGAGAATGGGACGGCAGCCTGGATGAAGACAACAGGATGCAGGGGAAGGGAGTAATGAGTACAATCATTCTCACCTTCCACGCGAGACTCCAGGAACTTATCCAGCTCTGTATCTTTCTTCACCGCCTCCTCTGAAACTTTAGGGCAGTTTggcaaacacaccaacacaacactCATGTTATCCCGACTTCCCTgtgatggaggggggagagggatggagagagaatcaTTACATGTGGGGGCTCTTAACGCTGATGCCAAAACGAGAGAAAGAGCTTCCAAATTAACTTCCTTAATTAGTGCAGCAAAACACGCTACACAATAATTTACATTTCTAcatgttaaaacacacacacggacatacacaaacacccacactAGCCTCACTGTACCTTGTGCAGGCAGGTGTCCAGCACCTGGTTGCAGACCTTCTCCAGGTCGTGGGACACCTCCAGACGGGACTTGACAAACTCGCACAGCTCCTCGTTGCTCATCACGTCCCAGATACCGTCGCAGGCCAGCACCACAAACTCGTCCTCTGGGGCCCTCTCAATCTCAAACACCTCGGGCTCTGGGGACACCAGCTGCTCCGTGGCACCCCTCCCATCCACACACTTGTAGTCGTAGTCTCCCAGGGCCCGGGACACGGCCAGGGAACCATTCACCCTCTGGATCATTACAGAGCCACCTGCGTTCtggatcctctctttctcccgtgGGTTGCAGGGCTTGTGGTCAAGCGTGGAGAAGCAGACGTGCGCATTGCGGTAGAGCACGGCCCGTGAGTCACCACAGTTGATGAAGTAGAGGTGCTCTGGCGAGAGCAGTACGGCCACGGCTGTCGAGCCGCTGCGGTCCATGCCGTTACGCAGGTCTGAGAAGTTCCTCATGTGCTCGTCGATGTTCAGGAAACCGGTGCGGATACCCGTCTTGACCACATCCACAGTGAGGGCTGGGGTGACACCTTCAGGGCCCGGGGAACCCATGCTGTGGGTGATGATGTGCCCCAGCAGGTGTTTAGAGGCATAGTTAGCCACGCGGGAGCCGGCGTGGCCGTCGTAGACAGCGAAGAAGGACCAGTCATCCAGGCCATGGGGTAGACCCACCGTAGCGGTGTGGGCGTCCTCCATCTCCACCCGCCATCCCTGCATGCTGCTCAGGCCATAACGGAGGTTGTTGCCCTCACCGTGGGCATTGTGCTTCTCCGTCTTGGGCTTGTCCAGGAACGCCCCCATGGCTTAGGCCACCACctggggacaggagacaggagaaggaggaggagaaagggggagggaatgATGAGACTGGTTAGTTTGCAAAAATATTAACACATAATTAATTTCACTTCTGAGATGGGCCTATCCAAACAGAGCAACTGAAAACAGATTGTATTCAATTCATGTTGATAAAAGTTAAATGGCAACAGTAAGTGAAAGACGAAAACACCACTATAGGACTTAACAGAGTTTATTTCCTGATGCCTCTCACATTGCATCTGCTGTGGTGTCTACGGAGAATGTCTATTCAGAACAGAACACGTCTTTATAGCAACCAACAACTAAACCCACACAATGAGATTACAACACATTGACTTAGTTGGCATTGATGCCAGACAGCATTCAGTTTTACTCTCAGTattacatttaaataaaataaaaaatgaatgagGAAAAGTCCGAAATGTACCCTTATGTAGAAATCAGATTTATATATGGAACAAAaataaacatgcaacaatttaagattttactgagtacagttcataaggaaatcagtcttGAAATAAATTCACTAGGCCCTAATCTACGGattccacatgactgggaatacagatatgcatttgttggtcacagaaaactttttaaaaaaggtaggggactggatcagaaaaccagtcagtatctaacGTGACtttcatttgcctcatgcagcgcaaaaTCTCCTGCCATAGAGTtgaccaggctgttgattgtggcctgtggaatgttgtcccactcctcttcaatggctgtgagaagttgctggatattggcgggaactggaacacgctgatattcacgtcgatccagagcatcccaaacttgctcaatggatgacatgtctggtgagcatgcaggccatggaagaactgcgccattttcagcttccaagaattgtgtacagatccttgtgacatgggtcgtgcattatcatgctgaaacatgaagtgatggcggcggacgaatggcacgacaatgggtctcaggatctcgtcacagtaactctgtgcattcaaattgccattgataaaatacgATAGTGTGAAAAGGAAAAACATCCTGCACCTTGAAAGTCTTGAAGAACGTGAATCCACCATTAGACGTCAAGATATCACCTCGCCAGATCAGAGACACTTTATagaacaacattctattaatgaACTGAGTTGCGATGATATCTAAAAAGTTAATCCACCACGTAAAGTTGGTGACTATGACAACAGCATTTTTCAAAGAGAAGCCATGTGGATATATCAATTCAATTGTGTATCTCCACACGGTTTAAACAAAGAACTAGATCTAACCTCCTTCCTATAAACCACATTTAGGCTGTTATACAAGAACACAGTCCATATCAGATTTTACATATCATTTATGGGTTGGCCCCACGTTTATGAACGGCTTTGCCTGATGTCCTCTCTCGTGAATTGATATGATGTATTTTAGTTGAGCGGACACCTGGGGTGGTTGATTCGTGAATTTCTCTTCGTGCCCACTCCCATACCCTATAATTCTGTATTTCTTTTTGACTCATTCACATACAGATAGGCCAGAAAAGCCACATTCCTGATTGGCAGGTGAGTAGCAACCCTGATTAGAACCACCTGCTGCTCATCTGTTGTTCTTTATAaatgctgttttgaattcaaatAAAAATTGTACCTACACACTGAAGTTGGGTATGtaatagggctgggaattgccagggaacTCACAATATTATCATGATAATGGTGccaatacaatatatatatatatattgcaatTCTCACAATGTATTGcg from Oncorhynchus keta strain PuntledgeMale-10-30-2019 chromosome 24, Oket_V2, whole genome shotgun sequence encodes the following:
- the ppm1ba gene encoding protein phosphatase 1B isoform X1 — protein: MGAFLDKPKTEKHNAHGEGNNLRYGLSSMQGWRVEMEDAHTATVGLPHGLDDWSFFAVYDGHAGSRVANYASKHLLGHIITHSMGSPGPEGVTPALTVDVVKTGIRTGFLNIDEHMRNFSDLRNGMDRSGSTAVAVLLSPEHLYFINCGDSRAVLYRNAHVCFSTLDHKPCNPREKERIQNAGGSVMIQRVNGSLAVSRALGDYDYKCVDGRGATEQLVSPEPEVFEIERAPEDEFVVLACDGIWDVMSNEELCEFVKSRLEVSHDLEKVCNQVLDTCLHKGSRDNMSVVLVCLPNCPKVSEEAVKKDTELDKFLESRVEEILEKAGEEGIPDLVTVMRNLSSESIPNLPPGGGLASKRSVIEVVYNRLNPHREVDGTGADLEDPW
- the ppm1ba gene encoding protein phosphatase 1B isoform X2; the encoded protein is MGAFLDKPKTEKHNAHGEGNNLRYGLSSMQGWRVEMEDAHTATVGLPHGLDDWSFFAVYDGHAGSRVANYASKHLLGHIITHSMGSPGPEGVTPALTVDVVKTGIRTGFLNIDEHMRNFSDLRNGMDRSGSTAVAVLLSPEHLYFINCGDSRAVLYRNAHVCFSTLDHKPCNPREKERIQNAGGSVMIQRVNGSLAVSRALGDYDYKCVDGRGATEQLVSPEPEVFEIERAPEDEFVVLACDGIWDVMSNEELCEFVKSRLEVSHDLEKVCNQVLDTCLHKGSRDNMSVVLVCLPNCPKVSEEAVKKDTELDKFLESRVEEILEKAGEEGIPDLVTVMRNLSSESIPNLPPGGGLASKRSVIEVVYNRLNPHREVDGPSCII